A part of Citrifermentans bremense genomic DNA contains:
- a CDS encoding DsrE family protein has product MNLQRLLAVIIAVLACTGSLYAVQKPDDREALAGLTSAKVIFDVRVPDLDKLNFNLNLFKETYEGMVAQGIKPQMIIVFRGPGVRLLTNTALDDEAKDLIRDLKKLGVRFEACALAMRVFKADPEKLFPEVKLVANVINSLIGYQNKGYAMITIN; this is encoded by the coding sequence ATGAACCTTCAACGGCTGTTGGCAGTAATTATCGCAGTTCTTGCCTGCACTGGGTCTCTTTATGCTGTACAGAAACCTGACGATCGGGAGGCCTTGGCAGGATTGACGTCTGCCAAAGTAATTTTCGATGTGCGGGTGCCCGATCTCGACAAGCTAAACTTCAACCTAAATCTATTTAAAGAAACATATGAAGGGATGGTTGCCCAGGGAATCAAGCCCCAGATGATTATAGTTTTTCGAGGCCCCGGGGTCAGACTACTTACAAATACAGCTCTAGACGATGAGGCCAAGGATCTGATCCGAGATTTGAAAAAATTGGGGGTCCGATTTGAGGCTTGCGCGTTAGCCATGCGGGTATTCAAAGCCGATCCGGAGAAGCTGTTCCCTGAAGTAAAGCTAGTCGCGAATGTTATAAACTCGTTGATCGGCTACCAGAACAAGGGCTATGCAATGATCACCATCAATTAA
- a CDS encoding zinc ribbon domain-containing protein: MSSPPPVCPKCAAPRTDDNCCPHCGVIFAKVRPRPGMPSSEYEDAEPVPGPPTVACEPVASAVVVVRVIFLVILSFYSFRILTHTIASNYVGEIFLHLVNLPFHEAGHVLFSPFGRFVQVAGGTIMQLLVPAVVAFSFLMRRDRYAAAVGIWWFGESTADVAPYADDARTGQLPLLGGVTGSEVEDYHDWEVMLGKLGILSWDHAIGRFFFITGGIVMTAAIIWGLIVSFRQTEGVSR, from the coding sequence ATGTCTTCACCCCCGCCCGTTTGCCCCAAGTGCGCCGCACCACGTACCGACGATAACTGCTGCCCCCACTGCGGAGTGATTTTCGCCAAGGTACGGCCACGGCCGGGTATGCCGTCTTCGGAGTATGAGGATGCCGAGCCCGTGCCTGGCCCGCCTACTGTTGCCTGCGAGCCGGTTGCCTCGGCCGTTGTCGTTGTACGCGTGATATTCCTCGTGATCCTGTCGTTCTACAGCTTCCGTATCCTGACCCATACCATCGCGTCCAATTACGTTGGGGAAATTTTCCTTCACCTTGTCAATCTCCCATTTCATGAGGCAGGGCATGTCCTTTTTTCACCTTTCGGCCGTTTTGTCCAAGTTGCCGGCGGGACGATCATGCAGCTTCTGGTGCCGGCAGTAGTGGCGTTCTCCTTTCTCATGCGTCGCGACCGCTACGCCGCAGCCGTCGGAATCTGGTGGTTCGGAGAGAGCACGGCTGATGTGGCTCCCTATGCAGATGACGCCCGTACTGGGCAGCTCCCGCTCCTTGGTGGTGTGACCGGGAGTGAGGTGGAAGATTACCACGACTGGGAGGTCATGCTGGGAAAGCTGGGAATCCTTTCTTGGGATCACGCCATCGGTCGTTTCTTCTTTATAACCGGTGGGATCGTAATGACCGCAGCCATCATCTGGGGATTGATTGTTTCGTTTCGTCAGACAGAAGGCGTCTCCAGATAA
- the mscL gene encoding large conductance mechanosensitive channel protein MscL: protein MFKEFKQFALKGNVLDLAIAVVLGAAFGKIVSSFVSDILTPPIGKLLGNIDFSSLFLNLSSTPVRSVAEAKALGAPVIAYGLFLNAVFDFIIIAFALFLLVRQVNRLLPAPTPPASTKECPHCCTMIPVNASRCPNCTSAQ, encoded by the coding sequence ATGTTTAAAGAATTCAAACAATTCGCACTCAAGGGTAACGTGCTGGACCTGGCCATAGCTGTCGTTTTGGGCGCCGCGTTCGGCAAGATCGTCAGCTCCTTCGTCTCGGACATCCTCACCCCGCCCATCGGCAAACTCCTCGGTAACATCGACTTCTCCTCTTTGTTCTTGAATCTCTCCAGCACACCGGTCCGCTCTGTCGCCGAGGCAAAGGCCCTGGGGGCGCCGGTCATAGCCTACGGCCTCTTCCTGAACGCGGTCTTTGACTTCATCATCATTGCCTTCGCACTGTTCCTGCTGGTGCGTCAGGTAAACAGGCTGCTTCCGGCTCCGACACCTCCGGCTAGTACCAAAGAATGTCCACACTGCTGCACCATGATACCTGTCAACGCGTCCCGTTGTCCGAATTGCACTTCAGCCCAGTAG
- a CDS encoding OmpA family protein has protein sequence MKIYLQLVLVPVLLLSMFAQVYAEVKPESFSVSPYVAGYSFLGRDRLETGPAAGLRGGYNFTSHFGLEAVLTYISTEGKAHSGIGDVDALNYHLDMLYHFMPENTLVPYLAMGFGGHWRDYERDGEVNRAAFNYGGGVKYFLTDAMALRGDVRHIVMRDHDETFHNLEYGIGVDFVFGGRKAAPAVAAAPVAAPVAAPVVQPPAEEAPLEPVPAAEPAPGHYKYCVTLQGEFDIDKAEIRPEYRDEIATVGNFMKQYPTTTAVIEGHTDNVGNPEYNLDLSKRRAQAVVDYLADNYGIERSRLEARGFGMSRPIASNSTDEGRQANRRIEAIIDCAFDVKEVQPPDRLCMTLLLEFDSGKADIKPQYRNEMAKVGEYMNKYPTTTAVIEGHTDNVGGADYNMKLSQQRAENAVQYLVQNFGIDKSRLSAKGYGYTRRIAYNSTPEGRAKNRRINAVIDCVIKK, from the coding sequence ATGAAAATCTACCTGCAGCTTGTTCTAGTACCGGTGTTGCTTTTGAGCATGTTTGCCCAGGTGTACGCAGAGGTAAAGCCGGAGAGTTTCTCTGTTTCTCCCTACGTCGCCGGTTACAGTTTCCTGGGGAGAGACCGGCTGGAGACTGGGCCCGCCGCCGGATTGCGCGGCGGCTACAACTTCACCAGCCATTTCGGTTTGGAGGCGGTGCTGACCTACATCAGCACGGAAGGGAAGGCACATTCCGGGATTGGGGATGTGGATGCCCTCAACTATCACCTGGACATGCTGTATCATTTCATGCCTGAAAACACGCTGGTCCCTTACCTGGCCATGGGCTTCGGCGGACACTGGCGCGACTACGAGAGGGACGGTGAAGTGAACCGCGCCGCCTTCAACTATGGCGGCGGGGTTAAGTATTTCCTGACCGATGCCATGGCGCTCAGGGGCGATGTGCGCCATATCGTGATGAGGGATCATGATGAAACCTTCCACAACCTGGAATACGGCATCGGGGTCGATTTCGTTTTCGGCGGGAGGAAGGCCGCTCCGGCGGTAGCAGCCGCTCCAGTTGCGGCGCCCGTTGCGGCGCCCGTGGTGCAACCGCCGGCCGAGGAAGCCCCCTTGGAGCCGGTGCCGGCTGCAGAGCCTGCTCCGGGGCACTACAAATATTGCGTGACCCTGCAGGGCGAATTCGACATAGACAAGGCTGAGATCAGGCCGGAGTACCGCGACGAGATCGCAACGGTAGGTAACTTCATGAAGCAGTACCCGACCACCACCGCCGTCATCGAAGGGCACACCGATAACGTCGGTAACCCCGAATACAACCTCGATCTCTCCAAGCGCCGCGCCCAAGCAGTCGTCGACTACCTGGCCGACAACTATGGAATCGAGCGCTCGCGCCTGGAGGCCCGCGGCTTCGGGATGTCGCGCCCGATAGCCTCCAACAGCACTGACGAGGGAAGGCAGGCCAACCGTCGCATCGAAGCGATCATCGACTGCGCCTTCGATGTCAAGGAAGTTCAGCCCCCGGACCGGCTCTGCATGACCCTGCTGCTTGAATTCGACAGCGGCAAGGCCGACATCAAGCCTCAGTACCGAAACGAGATGGCCAAGGTTGGGGAGTACATGAATAAATACCCCACTACGACGGCGGTCATCGAAGGGCATACCGACAACGTCGGCGGGGCCGACTACAACATGAAACTGTCGCAGCAGCGGGCAGAGAATGCTGTGCAGTATTTGGTGCAGAATTTCGGCATAGATAAAAGTCGGCTCTCCGCGAAAGGATATGGCTACACTCGGCGCATCGCCTACAACAGCACACCCGAGGGGCGGGCAAAGAACCGCAGGATCAATGCCGTGATCGACTGCGTGATCAAGAAGTAG